The Candidatus Tumulicola sp. genomic sequence GCTTCTCCTCGACGCAGCGCTGCGCCGCCAACCCACGTTGCGCTACCGCCCGATCGACATCTCCGCATCTGCGGTCGAAGAGACCGTGGCCGCGCTCAATCATGAATACCCGAACATCACGGTCGACGCGCTGACGACCGACTACTTCGACGGGCTCACCAAGCTCTCGCCGAACGGCGTGGCCCGACGGCTCGTGTTGTTCCTCGGCTCCAACATCGGCAACTTCGAGCCGCCCGAAGCGCGCAAGACGATGCTCGCCGTGCGCCACGCGCTGCGACCAGGTGACACGTTGCTGGTCGGCGTCGACCTGCGCAAGGATCGCGAAATCGTCGAACGCGCTTACAACGATACGCTCGGCGTCACCGCAGCGTTCAACAAGAATCTGCTGCTGCGCATCAATCGCGAACTTGGCGGGCATTTCGATCTTGCGGCCTGGTCGCACCGCGCCTGGTTCAATGACGCCGAAAGCCGCGTCGAGATGCACTTGACGAGCGACCGGAAACAAGAGATCGCGATCGACGCCGTCGGCGAGAGCTTTGCGTTTGAGAAGGGCGAGACGATCCATACGGAATCATCCTACAAGTATGTGCCGCAGCAGATCGAACGCCTGGCCCGCGACACCGGCTTCGAAGTCAGCCGCTCGTGGAACGACTCCGCCGACAACTTCAGCAGCAATCTCCTGCGCGCCGTCTAACTACCCGACGCAACAGGGATCTTCGTCGCCTGCCGAGCAGCACGACGTCGAATCGTCGTTCCGTTCTTCCGTGTCGGCGTGGACCGTATAGATCTCCCAGCGCCGGCCTTCCGGGTCTGTCGCCCAAACCTTGGTCTGATTCGCGTAGCAGCAGGTCTCCTCGCGCTCAACCGACGTCGCGAGGCCCGCGGCTGAGAGACGGTCGAGCGCACGATCGACCTCATCCGTCGACTCGACGAATATCCCGTAGTGCACGTCATGGCCCGGTGCGACGGTCTTGCTCAGGTCCAGAGCCAACTCGAGTCCAGGGTTCTCGGTCACGAAGAGCGCGTAATCATCCAGAACCTTCGCCGGCGTCGCATTGAGCAGCGTCGCGTAAAACGCGACGCTCTTGGGGATGTCCTTCGTCGCCAAGTTGAGATGGGTTTTCATGCTGCCACTCCGATCCGAAACGCCGATGCCAGCGCATCCTCCAGCCTCTTGCGCGCTCCGCGCGTGAGCCGGTAGTAGACCCAAGTCCCCCGGCGTTCGCAATCCACCAAGCCGGCTTCACGCAGCAATCGCAAATGATACGAGACGGTCGGCTGATTCAACGGAAGCGCGTCCGTACAGTCGCAGACACAGACCTCACACTCGGCGCGCGACAACATCGCCAGTATCTTGAGACGATACGGGTCGGCGACCGCACGCAGCAGGTCCGCCTGCTCTTCAAAGCTCTCGCGCACCTGCGGTGCCCGAGGGCAACTTCGTTGCATCGACATATTTCGATATTACCCGTTTTATCGACAGATGTCAATATAGTCAGGGAAGGCGATGAAAGGTCAGGCGATCGCGAGGTGGCGGCGGTAGCGGCGCTCCGCGAGGCGCAGCGCGAAATCGGCGGCGAGCGCCAATGCAGCGGACATGAGCGCCCCGGCGACCGCTTTGTCCGGATTGTCGCTTTGGATCCCGCCGAGCACGAGCGTTCCCAGCCCACCCGCATTGATCCACGCCGCCACATTCGCGATGCCGATGATGGAGATGATCGCCACGCGCACGCCGCCCAGCGCCACGGGCATCGCCAGCGGCCGCTCCACGGACCAGAAGACTTGCCACGCGCTCATGCCCATGCCGCGCGCCGCTTCGATGACGGCGCGATCCACGCCGTCGAGGCCGGTTGCGATGTTGCGGACCAAGATCATTTGCGCGTAGGCGGCCAAGGCG encodes the following:
- the egtD gene encoding L-histidine N(alpha)-methyltransferase, encoding MSFADEVKAGLTARPKTLPTKYLYDDLGSALFEVICRLPEYYLTRAEAAILQSHAQEIIDAVGGTMEIVELGSGTAVKTRLLLDAALRRQPTLRYRPIDISASAVEETVAALNHEYPNITVDALTTDYFDGLTKLSPNGVARRLVLFLGSNIGNFEPPEARKTMLAVRHALRPGDTLLVGVDLRKDREIVERAYNDTLGVTAAFNKNLLLRINRELGGHFDLAAWSHRAWFNDAESRVEMHLTSDRKQEIAIDAVGESFAFEKGETIHTESSYKYVPQQIERLARDTGFEVSRSWNDSADNFSSNLLRAV
- a CDS encoding metalloregulator ArsR/SmtB family transcription factor, with amino-acid sequence MRESFEEQADLLRAVADPYRLKILAMLSRAECEVCVCDCTDALPLNQPTVSYHLRLLREAGLVDCERRGTWVYYRLTRGARKRLEDALASAFRIGVAA
- a CDS encoding ArsI/CadI family heavy metal resistance metalloenzyme; amino-acid sequence: MKTHLNLATKDIPKSVAFYATLLNATPAKVLDDYALFVTENPGLELALDLSKTVAPGHDVHYGIFVESTDEVDRALDRLSAAGLATSVEREETCCYANQTKVWATDPEGRRWEIYTVHADTEERNDDSTSCCSAGDEDPCCVG
- a CDS encoding ABC transporter permease subunit, whose protein sequence is MHYLVSHFDVVARALGQHLVLSFAALGVALIIAIPLGVLVARRRWLRLPVYGVLGVIYTIPSLALLALLIPLEGLGFRTALTALAAYAQMILVRNIATGLDGVDRAVIEAARGMGMSAWQVFWSVERPLAMPVALGGVRVAIISIIGIANVAAWINAGGLGTLVLGGIQSDNPDKAVAGALMSAALALAADFALRLAERRYRRHLAIA